The Amycolatopsis sp. DG1A-15b genome window below encodes:
- the rpsD gene encoding 30S ribosomal protein S4: MARYTGPATRISRRLKVDLIGGDQAFERRPYPPGQHGRGRIKESEYLLQSQEKQKARYTYGVLERQFVRYYKEAVRRPGKTGENLLQILESRLDNVIYRAGIARTRRQARQLVSHGHFLVNGKKVNVPSFQVTKWDIIDVRPKSFSMLPFVVAKESFGDRPIPAWLQVVQSNLRVLVHQLPERAQIDVPVQEQLIVELYSK; encoded by the coding sequence ATGGCTCGTTACACCGGCCCCGCGACGCGTATTTCGCGTCGCCTCAAGGTTGACCTCATCGGCGGCGACCAGGCTTTCGAGCGTCGCCCCTACCCGCCGGGCCAGCACGGCCGCGGGCGCATCAAGGAGTCCGAGTACCTCCTGCAGTCGCAGGAGAAGCAGAAGGCTCGCTACACCTACGGCGTTCTCGAGCGTCAGTTCGTCCGGTACTACAAGGAAGCCGTCCGGCGTCCGGGCAAGACCGGTGAGAACCTGCTCCAGATCCTCGAGTCCCGCCTGGACAACGTGATCTACCGCGCCGGCATCGCCCGCACCCGCCGTCAGGCGCGTCAGCTGGTGAGCCACGGCCACTTCCTGGTCAACGGCAAGAAGGTGAACGTCCCGTCGTTCCAGGTCACCAAGTGGGACATCATCGACGTGCGGCCGAAGTCGTTCTCGATGCTGCCCTTCGTCGTGGCCAAGGAGTCCTTCGGCGACCGCCCGATCCCGGCGTGGCTGCAGGTCGTCCAGTCCAACCTCCGCGTGCTGGTCCACCAGCTGCCGGAGCGTGCGCAGATCGACGTTCCGGTTCAGGAACAGCTGATCGTCGAGCTTTACTCGAAGTAG
- a CDS encoding DNA-directed RNA polymerase subunit alpha codes for MLISQRPALGEETVNETRSRFTIEPLEPGFGYTLGNSLRRTLLSSIPGAAVTSIRIDGVLHEFTTVPGVKEDVTDIILNLKELVVSSEEDEPVTMYLRKQGPGEVTAADIVPPAGVTVHNPDLHIASLNGKGKLEIELVVERGRGYVPALQNKQAGAEIGRIPVDSIYSPVLKVTYKVEATRVEQRTDFDKLILDVETKPSITPRDAVASAGKTLVELFGLARELNVDAEGIEIGPSPQEADTIAAYAMPIEDLDLTVRSYNCLKREGIHTVGELVSRSEADLLDIRNFGAKSIDEVKLKLVGLGLALKDSPPGFDPTAAAASYDGEGWSEGVGGIADGISDGHDDGQDYAETEQL; via the coding sequence ATGCTGATTTCCCAGCGGCCGGCTCTCGGCGAAGAGACGGTCAACGAGACCCGCTCCCGGTTCACCATCGAACCGCTGGAGCCCGGCTTCGGCTACACGCTCGGCAACTCGCTGCGTCGTACGCTGCTGTCGTCCATCCCGGGCGCGGCCGTGACGAGCATCCGCATCGACGGCGTGCTGCACGAGTTCACCACCGTTCCCGGGGTGAAGGAAGACGTCACCGACATCATCCTGAACCTCAAGGAGCTCGTGGTGTCCTCGGAAGAGGACGAGCCGGTCACCATGTACCTGCGCAAGCAGGGCCCCGGTGAGGTCACGGCGGCCGACATCGTGCCGCCGGCGGGTGTCACCGTGCACAACCCGGATCTGCACATCGCGTCGCTGAACGGCAAGGGCAAGCTCGAGATCGAGCTCGTCGTCGAGCGCGGCCGCGGTTACGTTCCGGCCCTGCAGAACAAGCAGGCGGGCGCGGAGATCGGCCGGATCCCGGTCGACTCGATCTACTCGCCGGTGCTCAAGGTGACCTACAAGGTCGAGGCCACCCGTGTCGAGCAGCGCACCGACTTCGACAAGCTGATCCTGGACGTCGAGACCAAGCCGTCGATCACGCCGCGCGACGCGGTCGCGTCGGCCGGCAAGACGCTGGTGGAGCTGTTCGGTCTCGCTCGCGAGCTGAACGTCGACGCCGAGGGCATCGAGATCGGCCCGTCGCCGCAGGAGGCGGACACCATCGCCGCCTACGCGATGCCGATCGAGGACCTGGACCTCACCGTCCGGTCGTACAACTGCCTCAAGCGCGAGGGCATCCACACGGTGGGCGAGCTCGTCTCGCGCAGCGAGGCGGACCTGCTCGACATCCGCAACTTCGGCGCCAAGTCGATCGACGAGGTCAAGCTCAAGCTCGTCGGCCTCGGCCTCGCGCTGAAGGACAGCCCGCCCGGGTTCGACCCGACCGCGGCGGCCGCCAGCTACGACGGTGAAGGCTGGTCGGAGGGTGTCGGTGGCATCGCCGACGGGATTTCGGACGGCCACGACGATGGCCAGGACTACGCAGAGACCGAGCAGCTCTAG
- the rplQ gene encoding 50S ribosomal protein L17, whose protein sequence is MPTPTKGARLGGSSAHERLILANLATQLFEHGKITTTEAKARRVRPLAEKLITKAKRGDLHNRRQVQKVVRDKDVVHKLFAEIGPHFAERPGGYTRITKTMARKGDNAAMAVIELVSEKTVTSEAERARKTKFAKDEKAAAPVAEETTSTEETPEAPAEEAKAEDTTAETEAPASEDADAKKD, encoded by the coding sequence ATGCCCACCCCTACCAAGGGAGCCCGGCTCGGCGGGTCGTCCGCGCACGAGCGGCTGATCCTGGCCAACTTGGCCACGCAGCTGTTCGAGCACGGCAAGATCACGACCACCGAGGCGAAGGCCCGCCGGGTCCGCCCGCTGGCCGAGAAGCTGATCACGAAGGCGAAGCGGGGCGACCTGCACAACCGCCGTCAGGTGCAGAAGGTCGTCCGTGACAAGGACGTCGTGCACAAGCTGTTCGCCGAGATCGGTCCGCACTTCGCGGAGCGTCCCGGTGGCTACACCCGGATCACCAAGACGATGGCGCGCAAGGGCGACAACGCCGCCATGGCCGTCATCGAGCTGGTGTCCGAGAAGACCGTGACGTCCGAGGCCGAGCGCGCTCGCAAGACGAAGTTCGCCAAGGACGAGAAGGCCGCCGCTCCGGTTGCCGAGGAGACCACCTCGACCGAGGAGACCCCCGAGGCTCCGGCCGAGGAGGCCAAGGCCGAGGACACCACCGCCGAGACCGAAGCCCCGGCTTCGGAAGACGCGGACGCCAAGAAGGACTGA
- the truA gene encoding tRNA pseudouridine(38-40) synthase TruA, which translates to MDVSYDGTDFSGWARQPGRRTVQALLEEALQRQPPGAAVPKSVVVAGRTDAGVHATGQVVHVDVVPLAPGTSGRVPVSAEGIPDLTRMVGRWNRLLPGDVRVLGARVAPEGFDARFSAVRRHYRYRVSDAPWGVDPLRRHDTLAWNRPLSTDAMNAAAGELLGLHDFAAYCKQRDTGTTIRELQRLEWARVDEHLLEVRVSADAFCHSMVRSLVGVLLLVGDGRRTDAWPAKVLESGIRDSAVAPAHGLTLLGVDYPPDEELAARAEQTRNVRTSP; encoded by the coding sequence CTGGACGTCTCCTACGACGGCACGGACTTCTCGGGCTGGGCCCGCCAGCCGGGCCGCCGGACGGTCCAGGCGCTCCTGGAGGAGGCCCTGCAGCGGCAGCCGCCGGGGGCCGCGGTGCCGAAGTCCGTCGTCGTGGCGGGCCGTACGGACGCCGGTGTGCACGCGACGGGCCAGGTGGTGCACGTCGACGTCGTGCCGCTCGCTCCGGGCACCTCCGGCCGCGTCCCGGTCTCCGCCGAAGGCATCCCGGACCTGACCCGGATGGTGGGCCGCTGGAACCGCCTGCTGCCGGGCGATGTGCGCGTGCTGGGCGCCCGGGTCGCTCCCGAGGGCTTCGACGCCCGGTTCTCCGCGGTGCGGCGGCACTACCGCTACCGCGTCTCGGACGCCCCGTGGGGCGTGGACCCGTTGCGCCGCCACGACACGCTGGCCTGGAACCGTCCACTCTCGACGGACGCGATGAATGCCGCGGCCGGGGAGCTCCTGGGTCTCCACGACTTCGCGGCGTACTGCAAGCAGCGTGACACGGGCACGACGATCCGCGAGCTGCAGCGCCTGGAGTGGGCGCGGGTGGACGAGCACCTGCTGGAGGTCCGGGTCTCGGCGGACGCGTTCTGCCACTCGATGGTCCGCAGCCTGGTGGGCGTGCTCCTCCTGGTGGGCGACGGCCGCCGCACCGACGCGTGGCCCGCGAAGGTCCTGGAGAGCGGCATCCGCGACAGCGCGGTGGCCCCGGCCCACGGCCTGACGCTCCTGGGCGTGGACTACCCGCCGGACGAGGAACTCGCGGCGCGGGCCGAGCAGACGAGGAACGTCCGCACTTCCCCCTGA
- the eccE gene encoding type VII secretion protein EccE has product MANLVVLEVGLAIGLVLLAIDMSLKYVGIGIAGFALIVALLRWRGRWFTQWVGLTLRYTFRSHDRVADPLPPSTVEAMTAEETTVTGPDDARVNLLRIAVPDLVVAHGVDHERQQVGLAWNDGTWTAVLLVEPAPALITQADGAPSLPLSALAPCLEDRGVVLDSIQMIWHCYPGSAALPSDSPALSSYMEVLGPLPAAARRTTWVAIRLDPRRCPAAIRERGGGVVGAHRALIGALSRVRNALESQGVPTRPLDPDELLRAGISAAELTSVAGSPTKVTLQERWSGVTAAGIGHASYAITGWPKGKVTNSLNALTSVRALSATLAMSISPASDEGKIGLRGVVRLSARNPRELDAADQRLQGLSERLGVDLTPLRGLQVSAFAATLPIGGTA; this is encoded by the coding sequence GTGGCCAACCTCGTCGTGCTCGAAGTCGGCCTCGCGATCGGCCTGGTCCTGCTCGCGATCGACATGTCGCTCAAGTACGTCGGCATCGGCATCGCCGGCTTCGCCCTCATCGTCGCGCTGCTGCGCTGGCGCGGCCGCTGGTTCACCCAGTGGGTCGGCCTGACGCTGCGCTACACCTTCCGCTCGCACGACCGGGTCGCGGACCCGCTGCCGCCGAGCACCGTCGAAGCCATGACCGCCGAAGAGACCACGGTCACCGGCCCCGACGACGCCCGCGTGAACCTGCTCCGCATCGCCGTGCCGGACCTCGTCGTCGCCCACGGCGTCGACCACGAGCGCCAGCAGGTCGGGCTCGCCTGGAACGACGGCACGTGGACGGCGGTGCTGCTCGTCGAGCCGGCGCCGGCGTTGATCACCCAGGCCGACGGCGCGCCGAGCCTGCCGCTGTCGGCGCTGGCGCCCTGCCTCGAAGACCGCGGCGTGGTCCTCGACTCGATCCAGATGATCTGGCACTGCTACCCGGGCAGCGCGGCGCTGCCGTCGGATTCGCCCGCGCTGAGCTCCTACATGGAGGTGCTGGGGCCCCTGCCCGCGGCGGCCCGGCGCACGACGTGGGTGGCGATCCGGCTCGACCCGCGGCGGTGCCCGGCGGCGATCCGGGAGCGCGGCGGCGGCGTCGTCGGCGCCCACCGCGCCCTGATCGGGGCGCTGTCGCGGGTCCGCAACGCGCTGGAGTCCCAGGGCGTGCCGACGCGGCCGCTCGACCCGGACGAGCTGCTGCGGGCGGGCATTTCCGCCGCGGAGCTGACGTCGGTGGCCGGGTCACCCACCAAGGTGACGCTGCAGGAACGCTGGTCCGGCGTGACCGCGGCCGGCATCGGGCACGCGAGCTACGCCATCACCGGCTGGCCGAAGGGCAAGGTCACCAACAGCCTGAACGCGTTGACGAGCGTCCGCGCGCTGTCGGCGACGCTCGCGATGTCGATTTCCCCGGCGTCCGACGAGGGCAAGATCGGGCTGCGCGGCGTGGTCCGGCTGAGCGCGCGGAACCCGCGTGAGCTCGACGCCGCCGACCAGCGGCTGCAGGGGCTGTCCGAGCGGCTGGGGGTGGACCTGACGCCGCTGCGCGGCCTGCAGGTCTCCGCGTTCGCCGCGACCTTGCCGATCGGAGGCACAGCATGA
- the eccB gene encoding type VII secretion protein EccB, which translates to MPSTPTTKSQVQAYQFVLRRMQSALVRRDAVMLHDPMRTHTRATIVGVVLGALGMIVFVVWGLLSPAPSVPEAGNIVIGEQSGTVYVVTGNPKKLIPTFNLASARLLLLAQQKNSAAGAGGATAAPAPAPASPAAVKNPTVVSDEQLKDIPRDKLTGIPDGPQLIPTDSQRISPNWAVCDQVQLEPSLPNPDTGRTNTYVFGGIAPSGLGTELRENEALLAKADNGKTYLVYRLPSSRNRPNANTVRAEIDVDNPNDAVRTALQLPPTPRKITQGLLNAIPEVAKLTPPKIQNGAPPADFDGLTAGDVFATQQAGETTLNYWAITRTGIQRVSNAVADIIRVAKNGSSGRIQTLGLDKLAGVHTMQPTDPGYIPVDDFPRSVPTVLDATKNSSVACLGWSLAGSGPDQDAHTSVYVDTQLPGQKSAGEKFAPMTVTTLGPNRVPLNGFYLKPGFAAVVQSATGKASFGKGQIQLISDRGVRYSVPDAQTADAIGMNNRQPAPESIIGLLPTGASLNTQDVLRQFDAVPIDPNAGAYPTTTPPPGN; encoded by the coding sequence ATGCCATCAACACCCACGACTAAGTCTCAGGTCCAGGCGTATCAGTTCGTCCTACGGCGGATGCAGTCGGCGCTGGTCCGGCGGGACGCCGTGATGCTGCACGACCCGATGCGCACCCACACGCGGGCCACGATCGTGGGGGTGGTGCTGGGCGCGCTCGGCATGATCGTGTTCGTCGTCTGGGGCCTGCTCAGCCCGGCGCCGTCGGTGCCCGAGGCCGGGAACATCGTGATCGGCGAGCAGTCCGGCACGGTCTACGTGGTGACGGGCAACCCGAAGAAGCTGATCCCCACGTTCAACCTCGCGTCGGCGCGGCTCCTTCTGCTGGCCCAGCAGAAGAACTCCGCCGCGGGCGCCGGTGGCGCGACCGCCGCGCCCGCTCCCGCCCCGGCGAGCCCGGCGGCTGTGAAGAATCCCACGGTCGTTTCCGATGAGCAGCTCAAGGACATTCCGCGCGACAAACTGACCGGAATTCCGGACGGTCCGCAGCTGATCCCGACGGATTCCCAGCGAATTTCGCCCAATTGGGCCGTCTGTGACCAGGTTCAGCTGGAACCGTCGCTGCCGAACCCGGACACCGGCCGGACCAACACCTACGTTTTCGGCGGCATCGCGCCGAGCGGCCTGGGCACGGAGCTGCGCGAAAACGAGGCGTTGCTGGCGAAGGCCGACAACGGGAAGACCTACCTCGTGTACCGGCTGCCGAGCTCCCGGAACCGGCCGAACGCGAACACCGTGCGCGCCGAGATCGACGTTGACAACCCGAACGACGCCGTCCGGACGGCGCTGCAGCTGCCGCCGACGCCGCGGAAGATCACGCAGGGGCTGCTCAACGCGATCCCCGAGGTTGCGAAGCTGACGCCGCCGAAGATCCAGAACGGCGCGCCCCCGGCGGACTTCGACGGCCTGACCGCGGGCGACGTCTTCGCCACGCAGCAGGCCGGCGAGACGACGCTGAACTACTGGGCGATCACCCGCACCGGCATCCAGCGGGTGTCCAACGCCGTCGCCGACATCATCCGCGTCGCGAAGAACGGCAGCTCCGGCCGGATCCAGACGCTGGGTCTCGACAAGCTCGCCGGGGTGCACACCATGCAGCCGACGGACCCCGGCTACATCCCGGTCGACGACTTCCCGCGCTCGGTGCCGACGGTCCTCGACGCGACGAAGAACTCGTCGGTCGCGTGCCTGGGCTGGTCGCTGGCGGGGTCCGGCCCCGACCAGGACGCGCACACCTCGGTGTACGTCGACACGCAGCTGCCCGGCCAGAAGAGCGCCGGCGAAAAGTTCGCCCCAATGACGGTGACCACCCTGGGCCCGAACCGGGTGCCGCTCAACGGCTTCTACCTCAAGCCCGGGTTCGCCGCGGTCGTCCAGTCCGCCACCGGCAAGGCCAGCTTCGGCAAGGGCCAGATCCAGCTGATCTCCGACCGGGGCGTCCGCTACAGCGTCCCGGACGCCCAGACCGCGGACGCGATCGGCATGAACAACCGGCAGCCGGCGCCCGAGTCGATCATCGGGCTGCTGCCGACCGGGGCGTCGCTGAACACCCAGGACGTGCTGCGCCAGTTCGACGCGGTGCCGATCGACCCGAACGCCGGCGCGTACCCGACCACGACCCCGCCGCCGGGGAACTGA
- a CDS encoding endo-1,4-beta-glucanase has protein sequence MRAESDPLVASVPVPAGEDITAAAEPYLAYLTDLARQLGVLDPVETYFRPLLGRWADLGAEADSLRQAASVAAEVSARLDGELGRLDAGWEGRDADSFVTYIRAVGAAGGDLHEALDTLAGALDEMVTTLRQVVVDLVEVLVDAAELTSETMLLPSGGPKRARAQLQETQDSAKALHETARDVMEAFDRLCDGVDDPDAASRTIEIRHRYPPERFKLHDDALNDAGEQATDAASSPPSGDESTTPSSADEVMTPSSAAGPAEGRHTGAGTLDPAQPADAAAPQAPQAPPAEQDHSTSGGVPMMPMMGFGAFGSGGQARRPSKTRPVTKSSDLLGEPGLVAPPVIGEDENPQPKKPPAPPAT, from the coding sequence ATGAGGGCCGAGAGCGACCCCCTGGTGGCTTCGGTGCCGGTGCCCGCGGGTGAGGACATCACGGCGGCGGCCGAGCCGTACCTGGCGTACCTCACGGATCTGGCGCGGCAGCTGGGCGTGCTCGACCCGGTCGAGACGTACTTCCGCCCGCTGCTCGGCCGCTGGGCCGACCTCGGCGCCGAAGCGGACAGCCTGCGCCAGGCGGCCTCCGTCGCGGCCGAGGTTTCGGCCCGCCTCGACGGCGAGCTCGGCCGGCTCGACGCGGGCTGGGAGGGCCGGGACGCGGACTCGTTCGTCACGTACATCCGCGCGGTCGGCGCGGCGGGCGGCGACCTCCACGAGGCGCTCGACACCCTGGCCGGTGCGCTGGACGAGATGGTGACGACGCTGCGGCAAGTGGTCGTCGACCTCGTCGAGGTGCTGGTGGACGCGGCGGAGCTGACGTCGGAGACGATGCTGCTGCCGTCCGGCGGCCCCAAGCGCGCGCGGGCCCAGCTGCAGGAGACGCAGGATTCGGCGAAGGCGCTGCACGAGACCGCGCGCGACGTCATGGAGGCGTTCGACCGGCTGTGCGACGGCGTCGACGACCCGGACGCTGCGTCCCGCACCATCGAGATCCGGCACCGGTACCCGCCGGAGCGCTTCAAGCTGCACGACGACGCCCTGAACGATGCGGGCGAGCAGGCCACGGACGCGGCTTCGTCGCCGCCCTCGGGCGACGAATCCACGACGCCGTCCTCGGCCGACGAGGTCATGACGCCGTCCTCGGCCGCGGGCCCGGCGGAGGGACGGCACACCGGCGCGGGCACCCTCGACCCCGCCCAGCCCGCCGACGCCGCCGCCCCGCAGGCCCCGCAGGCCCCGCCCGCGGAGCAGGACCACAGCACGTCGGGTGGGGTCCCGATGATGCCGATGATGGGCTTCGGGGCGTTCGGCTCGGGCGGGCAGGCTCGCCGCCCGTCGAAGACCCGCCCGGTCACGAAGTCGTCCGACCTGCTGGGCGAGCCCGGCCTGGTCGCACCCCCGGTGATCGGCGAGGACGAGAACCCGCAGCCGAAGAAACCACCGGCCCCGCCCGCGACCTGA